A genomic window from Lotus japonicus ecotype B-129 chromosome 1, LjGifu_v1.2 includes:
- the LOC130746115 gene encoding uncharacterized protein LOC130746115 — protein MALLLSWYYPACKCNKKVYPAEDMYFCEACVRHVVTAIPKYKIRLRVMDAKDSTTFVLFDQEDNNLLNKPCSELVEKCHKDPSDSQVPSEIMSLIDKSFLFKIEVDNSSNTWFESSYKVKRICSDPEVISQFKNANPHLESSPPYMLLTTPSSGNVGQGSSSSFAKDLNEDFNVAGGLSSNNSPAVDISRGCQEGSIVLAPVSELKMQFETQKKSNKGKAEILPKKDYLDVCKDSNGAPGGSSTACDPSNLINEPAAVEASSKSVSGVNGSSPLENTELSATKHDDLVLKFPLHFLVS, from the exons ATGGCCCTGCTGCTAAG TTGGTATTACCCTGCTTGCAAGTGTAACAAAAAGGTGTACCCAGCTGAGGACATGTACTTTTGTGAAGCCTGTGTTCGCCATGTTGTTACTGCAATTCCTAAATACAAAATTCGTTTGAGGGTTATGGATGCTAAAGATTCGACAACCTTTGTTTTATTTGATCAAGAGGACAACAACCTTCTTAATAAGCCATGTTCTGAATTGGTTGAAAAATGCCATAAG GACCCTAGCGATTCTCAGGTTCCGTCGGAGATTATGAGTTTGATTGATAAGTCATTTTTATTCAAGATTGAAGTTGACAACAGTTCCAACACATGGTTTGAGTCATCTTATAAGGTGAAGAGAATTTGTTCTGATCCTGAAGTCATTTCCCAGTTTAAGAACGCAAATCCCCACTTAGAAAGCTCTCCTCCCTATATGCTTTTAACAACTCCTAGCTCAGGGAATGTTGGCCAAGGATCTTCTTCAAGTTTTGCTAAG gaTCTTAATGAAGATTTTAATGTTGCAGGTGGGCTTTCTTCAAACAATTCCCCTGCTGTTGATATAAGTAGAGGTTGTCAAGAAGGTTCTATAGTGTTGGCTCCTGTTTCTGAACTGAAGATGCAGTTCGAAACCCAAAAGAAATCCAACAAGGGAAAGGCAGAAATTCTACCTAAAAAAGAT TATCTTGATGTTTGTAAGGATTCGAATGGTGCTCCCGGTGGTTCTTCTACAGCCTGCGATCCATCTAACTTGATCAATGAACCTGCTGCTGTTGAAGCCTCTTCTAAATCAGTTAGTGGTGTTAATGGATCATCCCCGCTAGAAAATACTGAGCTTTCAGCAACTAAGCACGATGATCTGGTCCTGAAATTTCCTTTGCACTTTTTAGTTTCTTGA
- the LOC130732036 gene encoding uncharacterized protein LOC130732036, which yields MHTSVRLMANTPITGKPFTFMPLSDVVFKDPDTSFLIDVIGILTGSSGEQEFEKHGKVQKRITLEIEQEGVRVEAAFFGKYVDEIVGQLASGDMTNAVVVVQFAKIKPFKCFFFVFRLFVLL from the exons ATGCATACCAGTGTTAGGCTTATGGCTAACACCCCCATCACAGGAAAACCTTTTACCTTCATGCCTCTATCTGATGTTGTCTTCAAGGATCCTGACACATCCTTCCTCATAG ATGTCATAGGTATCTTGACTGGCTCCTCTGGTGAGCAGGAGTTTGAGAAGCATGGTAAAGTGCAAAAGAGGATCACACTAGAAATTGAACAGGAAGG AGTTCGTGTCGAGGCAGctttttttggaaaatatgtGGATGAAATTGTTGGGCAATTGGCTTCTGGGGATATGACGAACGCTGTAGTTGTTGTCCAATTTGCGAAGATAAAACcttttaaatgttttttttttgtttttcgtttGTTTGTTCTTTTGTAA